From Drosophila yakuba strain Tai18E2 chromosome 2L, Prin_Dyak_Tai18E2_2.1, whole genome shotgun sequence, one genomic window encodes:
- the LOC6527747 gene encoding unconventional myosin-IXa isoform X1, which translates to MATLGLSKVFILDKYFTELQKFWETEKKLQDASSSNEAVHLQQRLKSLSTELVTLRNRLHVGHGPGQGQSQGNGAQPVPPGPNAGPKANNFDLNASSPNLNLSSSGAGLSATAVQQHANGHHTTSKNHSFSHTLPANSGSGGGAGGGAVVSARNTSIPHPLPHQLAEKPSLPHQQSGSGHGQSTGTLPHMSGMGSILGQGSHSHASVNNNNNSNGNSNNSNTLPMRSSNSGHLGSNGGGVGHHLSHAHSQQLPFIPQSKHTNPCQSVKTLPFGFGYSESQQKVQQQKQPPQANSSPKDMQDLIHLSGPLTEHAVMRTLQARFNEQRYFTNVGPILLSINPYLDVGNPLTLTSTRAMPLAPQLQKIVQEAVRQQSETGYPQAIILSGTSGAGKTANAMLMLRQLFAIAGGGPETDAFKHLAAAFTVLRSLGSAKTTTNSESSRIGQFIEVQVTDGALYRTKIHCYFLDQTRVIRPLPKEKNYHIFYQLLAGLSREERQKLHLDGYSPANLRYLRGDIGQNEQEDAARFQAWKTCLGILGIPFLDVVRVLAAVLLLGNVQFIDGGGLEVDVKGETELNSVASLLGVPPAALFRGLTTRTHNVRGQLVKSVCGDGDANMTRDCLAKALYCRTVATIVRRANSLKRLGSTLGTLSSDSNESVHNQADVASQHASTIGGGNAGSKSMAALNNAVRHATSDGFIGILDMFGFEEPSPHAHLEHLCINLCAETMQHFYNTHIFKSSVESCRDEGIVCDTEVDYVDNVPCIDLISSLRTGLLSMLDAECSVRGTAESYVTKLKVQHRSSSRLETKPTAEPHDPRMFLIRHFAGRVEYDTTDFLDTNRDVVPDDLVGVFYKHTCNFGFATHLFGSELKALYAQQQAPRGLSFRISPTSHSDLLNGDEPVSTLTQDFHTRLDNLLRTLVHARPHFVRCIRSNGTEAAGSFDRATVVRQIRSLQVLETVNLMASGFPHRMRFKQFNARYRMLAPFRLLRRSEDKALEDCQLILQYALEQPPVLDGSVTLAWAPGKRHAFLSEGIRQHLEHLRTEIRHKSATLMQATWRGWWWRKKMGSGGPKRSKLPGHQQTPLSNSKATPNSAAQSKAASSTMAALAAVAAAAPISGENPPRVFPYSANLIPKLCDTVPRLSAKTTNLGIGGTVARPRPQPIAGTPPPDPQEKCDQKIIQQTCNLFGLDLERPPPVPPSRSYTITGNSKISYPQNRVMKMNFPEEGQSEAAQLKKGEAVTVVGASTVRGHLMVEHKGQSFHVPFQFMTLSK; encoded by the exons ATGGCCACATTGGGCCTGTCAAAAGTCTTCATACTGGATAAATACTTTACCGAATTGCAAAAATTTTGGGAGACGGAGAAGAAGCTGCAGG ATGCATCTTCATCCAACGAGGCAGTTCATCTGCAGCAGCGGCTCAAAAGCCTGAGCACCGAGCTGGTTACTCTGCGAAATCGACTGCACGTGGGCCATGGACCCGGTCAGGGTCAGAGCCAGGGAAATGGCGCACAGCCGGTGCCTCCAGGTCCCAATGCGGGTCCCAAGGCCAACAACTTTGACCTGAACGCGTCCAGTCCGAATCTCAACCTGAGCTCCAGCGGCGCAGGACTCTCAGCCACCGCCGTTCAGCAGCACGCCAATGGACATCACACGACATCGAAG AATCACAGCTTCAGCCACACACTGCCTGCGAACTCGGGCTCCGGAGGAGGCGCTGGAGGTGGCGCAGTGGTGTCGGCGCGGAACACCTCGATTCCACACCCACTTCCGCACCAGCTGGCCGAGAAGCCGAGTCTGCCGCATCAGCAGAGTGGCAGCGGACATGGCCAGTCCACTGGGACACTGCCGCACATGAGCGGCATGGGAAGTATCCTGGGGCAAGGTTCCCACTCCCATGCATCggtcaacaacaacaacaacagcaacggcaacagtAACAACTCCAACACACTGCCCATGCGCTCCTCGAACTCTGGACACCTGGGCAGCAATGGCGGAGGCGTTGGACACCATctcagccacgcccacagccaGCAATTGCCATTTATCCCGCAGTCGAAGCACACGAATCCCTGCCAGAGTGTGAAGACTCTGCCCTTTGGATTCGGCTACTCCGAGAGTCAGCAGAaggtgcagcagcaaaagcagccgCCGCAGGCTAACTCCTCGCCCAAGGACATGCAGGATCTGATCCACTTGTCGGGACCGCTCACCGAGCACGCCGTCATGCGAACGCTGCAGGCCCGCTTCAATGAGCAGCGGTACTTT ACGAACGTGGGTCCGATCTTGCTCTCCATCAATCCGTACCTGGACGTGGGCAACCCGCTGACCCTCACCTCCACGCGCGCCATGCCGCTGGCCCCGCAGCTGCAGAAGATCGTCCAGGAGGCAGTGCGTCAGCAGAGCGAGACGGGCTATCCGCAAGCCATCATCCTGTCGGGCACTTCGGGCGCTGGAAAGACGGCCAATGCGATGCTGATGCTTCGCCAGCTTTTTGCCATCGCCGGCGGCGGTCCGGAGACGGATGCCTTCAAGCACCTGGCAGCTGCATTTACAGTACTTAGATCCCTGGGATCGGCCAAAACCACAACCAACTCGGAGTCGAGTCGCATTGGCCAGTTCATCGAGGTGCAGGTGACGGATGGGGCGCTCTATCGCACCAAGATCCACTGCTACTTCCTGGACCAGACGCGCGTCATTCGTCCGCTGCCCAAGGAGAAGAACTATCACATCTTCTATCAACTACTGGCTGGTCTCAGCCGCGAGGAGCGCCAGAAGCTCCACCTGGATGGCTACTCGCCGGCCAATCTGCGCTATCTGCGCGGAGACATCGGCCAGAACGAGCAGGAGGATGCGGCGCGATTCCAGGCCTGGAAGACTTGCCTCGGCATCCTGGGCATTCCGTTCCTAGACGTCGTTCGTGTGCTGGCTGCCGTTTTGCTGCTGGGAAATGTGCAGTTTATAGATGGAGGG GGTCTCGAGGTGGACGTGAAGGGCGAAACGGAGCTGAACTCGGTGGCCAGTCTACTTGGCGTTCCGCCGGCGGCTCTCTTCCGTGGACTGACCACCCGCACCCACAACGTTCGTGGCCAGCTGGTGAAGTCCGTGTgcggcgatggcgatgccAACATGACGCGCGATTGCCTGGCAAAGGCGCTCTACTGCCGCACGGTGGCCACCATTGTGCGTCGGGCCAATAGCCTGAAGCGCCTGGGATCCACGCTGGGCACCCTCAGCTCGGACTCCAACGAATCGGTGCACAACCAGGCGGATGTCGCCTCCCAACACGCCTCCACCATTGGCGGCGGCAATGCCGGCTCCAAGTCGATGGCGGCCCTCAATAATGCGGTGCGCCATGCCACTTCCGATGGCTTCATTGGTATACTGGACATGTTCGGCTTCGAGGAGCCTTCGCCGCATGCCCATCTGGAGCACTTGTGCATCAACCTGTGCGCCGAGACCATGCAGCACTTTTACAACACGCACATCTTCAAGTCCTCTGTGGAATCCTGTCGCGACGAGGGCATCGTGTGCGACACCGAAGTGGACTACGTGGACAATGTGCCCTGCATTGACCTGATATCCTCGCTGCGAACTGGTTTGCTCAGCATGCTGGACGCGGAGTGTTCGGTGAGGGGCACTGCCGAGAGTTATGTGACCAAGTTGAAGGTGCAGCACCGCAGCTCCAGCCGCTTGGAGACGAAACCCACCGCCGAGCCACACGATCCACGCATGTTTCTCATCCGCCACTTTGCCGGCCGGGTGGAGTACGATACCACGGACTTCCTGGACACCAATCGCGATGTGGTGCCCGACGACTTGGTGGGTGTCTTCTACAAGCACACCTGCAACTTTGGCTTCGCCACCCATCTCTTTGGCTCCGAGCTAAAGGCTCTGTATGCCCAGCAGCAGGCTCCGCGCGGTCTTAGCTTCCGTATTTCGCCCACATCGCACTCGGATCTGCTGAACGGCGACGAGCCGGTCTCCACGCTGACCCAAGACTTCCACACCCGGCTGGACAATCTGCTGCGCACCCTGGTGCACGCCAGGCCGCACTTTGTGCGCTGCATCCGGAGCAATGGCACCGAGGCGGCCGGCAGCTTCGATAGGGCGACGGTGGTGCGTCAGATTCGATCGTTGCAGGTCCTGGAGACGGTCAACCTGATGGCCAGTGGGTTTCCGCATCGCATGCGCTTCAAGCAGTTCAACGCCCGCTACCGGATGCTGGCCCCCTTCCGGCTGCTGCGTCGCAGCGAGGACAAGGCTCTGGAGGATTGCCAGCTGATACTGCAGTACGCGCTGGAGCAGCCGCCGGTGCTGGATGGTTCGGTGACACTGGCCTGGGCGCCCGGCAAGCGTCATGCCTTCCTCAGCGAGGGCATTCGCCAGCACTTGGAGCACTTGCGCACCGAGATCAGGCACAAGAGCGCCACCCTGATGCAGGCCACCTGGCGCGGCTGGTGGTGGCGCAAGAAGATGGGCAGTGGCGGGCCCAAGCGCTCCAAGCTCCCAGGTCATCAGCAGACGCCACTTTCGAACAGCAAGGCCACGCCGAACTCCGCCGCGCAGAGCAAGGCCGCATCCTCCACGATGGCCGCCCTTGCCGCggtggcagctgctgctcccaTTTCTGGTGAGAACCCTCCACGGGTATTCCCCTACTCCGCCAATCTAATACCCAAACTCTGTGATACAGTACCGCGCCTCTCGGCCAAGACAACGAACCTGGGCATTGGAGGCACAGTGGCCAGACCCAGGCCACAGCCCATTGCTGGGACTCCGCCGCCGGATCCGCAGGAGAAGTGCGACCAGAAGATCATACAGCAGACCTGCAACCTGTTTGGACTCGATTTG GAACGTCCGCCGCCAGTACCGCCATCTCGCTCCTACACAATCACCGGCAACTCGAAGATAAGCTATCCCCAAAACCGGGTCATGAAGATGAACTTCCCGGAGGAGGGACAGTCGGAGGCGGCGCAGCTGAAGAAGGGCGAGGCGGTGACCGTGGTGGGTGCCTCCACCGTTCGGGGTCACCTGATGGTGGAGCACAAGGGGCAGAGCTTCCATGTTCCCTTCCAGTTCATGACACTCAGCAAATAA
- the LOC6527747 gene encoding unconventional myosin-Vc isoform X3 — protein sequence MLLPDQTYADYDVGRPKLLTYHKSRSRGLKSKSKLQRSKSSDASSSSYERTADFFENIPDFLGDSLPTFLYSPPEQQDAHSKGGGGGVQLDRDQLEDEDEELDSESSSQSDNCEDDDVLRLCEDFLCRHRMRPDFFCQYHKAVSSTTASPKQTKTSTPNGQCKSVSPPGKVQVDKKDLQSNRTSAVVERFAKFSAIYTLPVPKRKKACNKTTGNITDASSSNEAVHLQQRLKSLSTELVTLRNRLHVGHGPGQGQSQGNGAQPVPPGPNAGPKANNFDLNASSPNLNLSSSGAGLSATAVQQHANGHHTTSKNHSFSHTLPANSGSGGGAGGGAVVSARNTSIPHPLPHQLAEKPSLPHQQSGSGHGQSTGTLPHMSGMGSILGQGSHSHASVNNNNNSNGNSNNSNTLPMRSSNSGHLGSNGGGVGHHLSHAHSQQLPFIPQSKHTNPCQSVKTLPFGFGYSESQQKVQQQKQPPQANSSPKDMQDLIHLSGPLTEHAVMRTLQARFNEQRYFTNVGPILLSINPYLDVGNPLTLTSTRAMPLAPQLQKIVQEAVRQQSETGYPQAIILSGTSGAGKTANAMLMLRQLFAIAGGGPETDAFKHLAAAFTVLRSLGSAKTTTNSESSRIGQFIEVQVTDGALYRTKIHCYFLDQTRVIRPLPKEKNYHIFYQLLAGLSREERQKLHLDGYSPANLRYLRGDIGQNEQEDAARFQAWKTCLGILGIPFLDVVRVLAAVLLLGNVQFIDGGGLEVDVKGETELNSVASLLGVPPAALFRGLTTRTHNVRGQLVKSVCGDGDANMTRDCLAKALYCRTVATIVRRANSLKRLGSTLGTLSSDSNESVHNQADVASQHASTIGGGNAGSKSMAALNNAVRHATSDGFIGILDMFGFEEPSPHAHLEHLCINLCAETMQHFYNTHIFKSSVESCRDEGIVCDTEVDYVDNVPCIDLISSLRTGLLSMLDAECSVRGTAESYVTKLKVQHRSSSRLETKPTAEPHDPRMFLIRHFAGRVEYDTTDFLDTNRDVVPDDLVGVFYKHTCNFGFATHLFGSELKALYAQQQAPRGLSFRISPTSHSDLLNGDEPVSTLTQDFHTRLDNLLRTLVHARPHFVRCIRSNGTEAAGSFDRATVVRQIRSLQVLETVNLMASGFPHRMRFKQFNARYRMLAPFRLLRRSEDKALEDCQLILQYALEQPPVLDGSVTLAWAPGKRHAFLSEGIRQHLEHLRTEIRHKSATLMQATWRGWWWRKKMGSGGPKRSKLPGHQQTPLSNSKATPNSAAQSKAASSTMAALAAVAAAAPISVPRLSAKTTNLGIGGTVARPRPQPIAGTPPPDPQEKCDQKIIQQTCNLFGLDLERPPPVPPSRSYTITGNSKISYPQNRVMKMNFPEEGQSEAAQLKKGEAVTVVGASTVRGHLMVEHKGQSFHVPFQFMTLSK from the exons ATGTTGCTGCCGGACCAGACTTATGCCGACTACGATGTGGGCCGCCCCAAGCTGCTGACCTACCACAAGAGCAGGAGTCGCGGCTtgaagtccaagtccaagctGCAGCGATCCAAGAGCTCCgatgccagcagcagcagctacgaGCGAACGGCGGACTTCTTCGAAAACATACCGGATTTCCTCGGCGATTCCCTTCCCACCTTTCTCTACAGTCCGCCGGAGCAGCAGGATGCCCATTCGAAAGGCGGGGGCGGTGGGGTGCAATTGGACCGGGATCAGCtggaggatgaggacgaggagctGGATAGCGAGAGCAGCAGCCAGAGCGACAACTGCGAGGACGACGATGTCCTGCGACTGTGCGAGGACTTCCTCTGTCGCCATCGCATGCGACCCGACTTCTTCTGCCAGTACCACAAGGCAGTCAG ttccACAACGGCGTCACCAAAGCAAACGAAAACCTCAACCCCCAATGGGCAGTGCAAGTCCGTATCCCCGCCGGGAAAAGTGCAAGTGGACAAAAAGGACCTCCAGTCGAACAGGACGAGTGCTGTGGTGGAGAGGTTTGCCAAGTTCTCAGCCATTTACACGCTTCCAGTGCCCAAGAGGAAGAAGGCCTGCAACAAAACCACAGGAAATATTACAG ATGCATCTTCATCCAACGAGGCAGTTCATCTGCAGCAGCGGCTCAAAAGCCTGAGCACCGAGCTGGTTACTCTGCGAAATCGACTGCACGTGGGCCATGGACCCGGTCAGGGTCAGAGCCAGGGAAATGGCGCACAGCCGGTGCCTCCAGGTCCCAATGCGGGTCCCAAGGCCAACAACTTTGACCTGAACGCGTCCAGTCCGAATCTCAACCTGAGCTCCAGCGGCGCAGGACTCTCAGCCACCGCCGTTCAGCAGCACGCCAATGGACATCACACGACATCGAAG AATCACAGCTTCAGCCACACACTGCCTGCGAACTCGGGCTCCGGAGGAGGCGCTGGAGGTGGCGCAGTGGTGTCGGCGCGGAACACCTCGATTCCACACCCACTTCCGCACCAGCTGGCCGAGAAGCCGAGTCTGCCGCATCAGCAGAGTGGCAGCGGACATGGCCAGTCCACTGGGACACTGCCGCACATGAGCGGCATGGGAAGTATCCTGGGGCAAGGTTCCCACTCCCATGCATCggtcaacaacaacaacaacagcaacggcaacagtAACAACTCCAACACACTGCCCATGCGCTCCTCGAACTCTGGACACCTGGGCAGCAATGGCGGAGGCGTTGGACACCATctcagccacgcccacagccaGCAATTGCCATTTATCCCGCAGTCGAAGCACACGAATCCCTGCCAGAGTGTGAAGACTCTGCCCTTTGGATTCGGCTACTCCGAGAGTCAGCAGAaggtgcagcagcaaaagcagccgCCGCAGGCTAACTCCTCGCCCAAGGACATGCAGGATCTGATCCACTTGTCGGGACCGCTCACCGAGCACGCCGTCATGCGAACGCTGCAGGCCCGCTTCAATGAGCAGCGGTACTTT ACGAACGTGGGTCCGATCTTGCTCTCCATCAATCCGTACCTGGACGTGGGCAACCCGCTGACCCTCACCTCCACGCGCGCCATGCCGCTGGCCCCGCAGCTGCAGAAGATCGTCCAGGAGGCAGTGCGTCAGCAGAGCGAGACGGGCTATCCGCAAGCCATCATCCTGTCGGGCACTTCGGGCGCTGGAAAGACGGCCAATGCGATGCTGATGCTTCGCCAGCTTTTTGCCATCGCCGGCGGCGGTCCGGAGACGGATGCCTTCAAGCACCTGGCAGCTGCATTTACAGTACTTAGATCCCTGGGATCGGCCAAAACCACAACCAACTCGGAGTCGAGTCGCATTGGCCAGTTCATCGAGGTGCAGGTGACGGATGGGGCGCTCTATCGCACCAAGATCCACTGCTACTTCCTGGACCAGACGCGCGTCATTCGTCCGCTGCCCAAGGAGAAGAACTATCACATCTTCTATCAACTACTGGCTGGTCTCAGCCGCGAGGAGCGCCAGAAGCTCCACCTGGATGGCTACTCGCCGGCCAATCTGCGCTATCTGCGCGGAGACATCGGCCAGAACGAGCAGGAGGATGCGGCGCGATTCCAGGCCTGGAAGACTTGCCTCGGCATCCTGGGCATTCCGTTCCTAGACGTCGTTCGTGTGCTGGCTGCCGTTTTGCTGCTGGGAAATGTGCAGTTTATAGATGGAGGG GGTCTCGAGGTGGACGTGAAGGGCGAAACGGAGCTGAACTCGGTGGCCAGTCTACTTGGCGTTCCGCCGGCGGCTCTCTTCCGTGGACTGACCACCCGCACCCACAACGTTCGTGGCCAGCTGGTGAAGTCCGTGTgcggcgatggcgatgccAACATGACGCGCGATTGCCTGGCAAAGGCGCTCTACTGCCGCACGGTGGCCACCATTGTGCGTCGGGCCAATAGCCTGAAGCGCCTGGGATCCACGCTGGGCACCCTCAGCTCGGACTCCAACGAATCGGTGCACAACCAGGCGGATGTCGCCTCCCAACACGCCTCCACCATTGGCGGCGGCAATGCCGGCTCCAAGTCGATGGCGGCCCTCAATAATGCGGTGCGCCATGCCACTTCCGATGGCTTCATTGGTATACTGGACATGTTCGGCTTCGAGGAGCCTTCGCCGCATGCCCATCTGGAGCACTTGTGCATCAACCTGTGCGCCGAGACCATGCAGCACTTTTACAACACGCACATCTTCAAGTCCTCTGTGGAATCCTGTCGCGACGAGGGCATCGTGTGCGACACCGAAGTGGACTACGTGGACAATGTGCCCTGCATTGACCTGATATCCTCGCTGCGAACTGGTTTGCTCAGCATGCTGGACGCGGAGTGTTCGGTGAGGGGCACTGCCGAGAGTTATGTGACCAAGTTGAAGGTGCAGCACCGCAGCTCCAGCCGCTTGGAGACGAAACCCACCGCCGAGCCACACGATCCACGCATGTTTCTCATCCGCCACTTTGCCGGCCGGGTGGAGTACGATACCACGGACTTCCTGGACACCAATCGCGATGTGGTGCCCGACGACTTGGTGGGTGTCTTCTACAAGCACACCTGCAACTTTGGCTTCGCCACCCATCTCTTTGGCTCCGAGCTAAAGGCTCTGTATGCCCAGCAGCAGGCTCCGCGCGGTCTTAGCTTCCGTATTTCGCCCACATCGCACTCGGATCTGCTGAACGGCGACGAGCCGGTCTCCACGCTGACCCAAGACTTCCACACCCGGCTGGACAATCTGCTGCGCACCCTGGTGCACGCCAGGCCGCACTTTGTGCGCTGCATCCGGAGCAATGGCACCGAGGCGGCCGGCAGCTTCGATAGGGCGACGGTGGTGCGTCAGATTCGATCGTTGCAGGTCCTGGAGACGGTCAACCTGATGGCCAGTGGGTTTCCGCATCGCATGCGCTTCAAGCAGTTCAACGCCCGCTACCGGATGCTGGCCCCCTTCCGGCTGCTGCGTCGCAGCGAGGACAAGGCTCTGGAGGATTGCCAGCTGATACTGCAGTACGCGCTGGAGCAGCCGCCGGTGCTGGATGGTTCGGTGACACTGGCCTGGGCGCCCGGCAAGCGTCATGCCTTCCTCAGCGAGGGCATTCGCCAGCACTTGGAGCACTTGCGCACCGAGATCAGGCACAAGAGCGCCACCCTGATGCAGGCCACCTGGCGCGGCTGGTGGTGGCGCAAGAAGATGGGCAGTGGCGGGCCCAAGCGCTCCAAGCTCCCAGGTCATCAGCAGACGCCACTTTCGAACAGCAAGGCCACGCCGAACTCCGCCGCGCAGAGCAAGGCCGCATCCTCCACGATGGCCGCCCTTGCCGCggtggcagctgctgctcccaTTTCTG TACCGCGCCTCTCGGCCAAGACAACGAACCTGGGCATTGGAGGCACAGTGGCCAGACCCAGGCCACAGCCCATTGCTGGGACTCCGCCGCCGGATCCGCAGGAGAAGTGCGACCAGAAGATCATACAGCAGACCTGCAACCTGTTTGGACTCGATTTG GAACGTCCGCCGCCAGTACCGCCATCTCGCTCCTACACAATCACCGGCAACTCGAAGATAAGCTATCCCCAAAACCGGGTCATGAAGATGAACTTCCCGGAGGAGGGACAGTCGGAGGCGGCGCAGCTGAAGAAGGGCGAGGCGGTGACCGTGGTGGGTGCCTCCACCGTTCGGGGTCACCTGATGGTGGAGCACAAGGGGCAGAGCTTCCATGTTCCCTTCCAGTTCATGACACTCAGCAAATAA